From one Allorhizobium ampelinum S4 genomic stretch:
- the katG gene encoding catalase/peroxidase HPI codes for MDTKVETGGKCPVAHGPAGAKGRGNRDWWPEQLDVQILHQKNKIADPMGPDFDYAEEFRKLDYEALKSDLHALMTDSQDWWPADFGHYGGLFVRMAWHSAGTYRITDGRGGAGAGQQRFAPLNSWPDNANLDKARRLLWPIKQKYGNKISWADLFILTGNVALESMGFKTFGFAGGRADTWEPEELFWGPEGTWLGDERYSGERQLSEPLGAVQMGLIYVNPEGPNGNPDPIAAARDIRETFSRMAMNDEETVALIAGGHTFGKTHGAGDPSLIGAEPEGGALEDQGLGWKSKFGTGFGADTITGGPEVTWTQTPTRWSNFFFENLFNFEWELTKSPAGAHQWKAKNAEPSIPDAHDPSKKHLPTMLTTDLSLRFDPAYEKISRRFLENPDQFADAFARAWFKLTHRDMGPKVRYVGPEVPSEDLIWQDVIPPVDHPLVDDRDVADLKAKVIASGLSVQELVSTAWASASTFRGSDKRGGANGARIRLAPQKDWDVNHPAQLAKVLSVLEGFQQEFNAGQSAGKKISLADLIVLAGAAGVEKAAKAGGHDVTVPFTPGRTDASQEQTDVASFNALKPRADAFRNYLSGHQFMKPEEALVDRARLLTLTAPEMTVLIGGLRVLKAGQPEHGVLTRNPEALTNDFFVNLLDMRTQWAPVAGKEGVYEGRDRKSGELLWTGTRVDLIFGSHSQLRALAEVYAQSDIKEKFVKDFVAAWTKVMNADRFDLV; via the coding sequence ATTGGTGGCCTGAACAGCTCGATGTGCAGATCCTTCACCAAAAGAACAAAATCGCCGATCCAATGGGCCCTGACTTCGATTATGCCGAAGAATTCAGGAAGCTCGACTATGAAGCCCTGAAGAGCGATCTTCATGCGCTGATGACCGATTCTCAGGATTGGTGGCCAGCCGACTTCGGCCATTACGGCGGCCTCTTCGTCCGCATGGCATGGCACAGCGCCGGCACCTATCGCATCACCGATGGCCGCGGCGGAGCAGGCGCCGGGCAGCAGCGTTTTGCGCCGCTCAACAGCTGGCCGGACAATGCAAATCTGGACAAGGCACGCCGTCTGCTCTGGCCGATCAAGCAGAAATACGGCAACAAGATTTCCTGGGCCGATCTCTTCATTCTGACCGGCAACGTTGCCTTGGAATCCATGGGCTTCAAGACCTTCGGTTTCGCTGGCGGACGCGCCGACACATGGGAACCGGAAGAACTGTTCTGGGGTCCAGAAGGCACCTGGTTGGGCGATGAACGCTACAGTGGGGAACGCCAGCTGTCTGAACCGCTTGGCGCCGTGCAGATGGGCCTTATCTACGTCAATCCGGAAGGCCCCAATGGCAATCCTGATCCGATTGCTGCGGCGCGTGATATCCGCGAGACGTTTAGCCGCATGGCAATGAACGACGAGGAAACCGTCGCATTGATCGCCGGCGGTCATACTTTCGGCAAGACGCACGGCGCGGGCGATCCGTCGCTAATCGGGGCAGAACCGGAAGGCGGCGCACTCGAAGACCAGGGCCTTGGCTGGAAAAGCAAGTTCGGCACTGGTTTCGGCGCAGACACGATCACCGGCGGCCCTGAAGTCACCTGGACGCAGACCCCGACCCGTTGGAGCAATTTCTTCTTCGAAAACCTCTTCAACTTCGAATGGGAACTGACAAAAAGCCCGGCTGGCGCCCATCAATGGAAGGCAAAGAACGCCGAACCCTCCATCCCGGATGCCCATGATCCGTCCAAGAAGCACCTTCCAACCATGCTGACGACGGACCTGTCGCTGCGTTTCGATCCGGCTTACGAAAAGATTTCTCGCCGCTTCCTGGAAAACCCTGATCAGTTCGCTGATGCTTTCGCCCGCGCCTGGTTTAAGTTGACCCACCGCGACATGGGGCCAAAGGTTCGTTATGTCGGTCCGGAAGTGCCGTCTGAAGATCTGATCTGGCAGGATGTTATTCCTCCTGTCGATCATCCGCTTGTCGACGATAGGGATGTGGCCGATCTGAAAGCCAAGGTTATCGCGTCCGGTCTTTCGGTGCAGGAACTGGTTTCGACAGCGTGGGCATCGGCTTCGACCTTCCGGGGTTCCGACAAGCGCGGCGGTGCCAATGGCGCTCGCATCCGTCTTGCTCCGCAGAAGGACTGGGACGTCAACCACCCGGCGCAGCTTGCCAAGGTCCTGAGCGTTCTCGAAGGGTTCCAGCAGGAATTCAATGCCGGCCAATCTGCGGGTAAAAAGATTTCCCTGGCTGATCTGATCGTGCTTGCCGGTGCAGCCGGTGTCGAGAAAGCAGCAAAGGCTGGCGGTCACGATGTCACCGTTCCGTTTACCCCAGGCCGGACAGATGCGTCGCAGGAACAGACCGATGTCGCCTCCTTCAATGCATTGAAGCCACGCGCCGATGCTTTCCGCAACTATCTGAGCGGGCATCAATTCATGAAGCCGGAAGAAGCGCTTGTCGACCGTGCACGACTTCTGACCCTGACGGCACCTGAAATGACCGTTCTCATCGGTGGTCTGCGCGTGTTGAAGGCCGGCCAGCCGGAACATGGTGTCCTCACCCGCAATCCCGAGGCGCTGACGAATGATTTCTTCGTCAACCTGCTCGACATGCGCACGCAGTGGGCGCCAGTTGCAGGCAAAGAGGGCGTCTATGAAGGTCGAGATCGCAAGAGCGGCGAACTGCTTTGGACCGGGACGCGCGTGGATCTGATCTTCGGATCGCACTCGCAGCTTCGCGCCTTGGCGGAAGTCTATGCGCAGTCGGATATCAAGGAAAAATTCGTCAAAGACTTCGTTGCGGCCTGGACGAAAGTGATGAACGCCGATCGTTTCGATCTGGTCTGA